A window of the Polaribacter batillariae genome harbors these coding sequences:
- a CDS encoding IS982 family transposase: MIIYSKITEIFCLVDEFCKEYDQIVSKHLLGNPSKRPSVMSNSEVITITILFQLSGFRTFKHFYVYYLQKHMQDDFPATVSYNRFTELMQQNLMPMTLFLKTCCLGNSTGISFVDSTPVRVCSPKRIKNNKVFKGIATTGKSTIGWFHGFKLHIVINDKGEILNFCITQANVDDRTPLKKKSFLDKIYGKLYADKGYVGKDLMQLLFADGLHLITHIKNNMKNSLMTMSDKILLRKRSVIETVNDELKNICQIEHSRHRSFTNFLSNIIAGLIAYSFLPKKPAIKYQTVKSNQLTIY; the protein is encoded by the coding sequence ATGATAATCTACTCTAAAATTACTGAAATTTTCTGTCTTGTTGATGAATTTTGTAAAGAATATGACCAAATAGTCAGTAAACACCTTTTAGGCAATCCATCAAAACGTCCCAGTGTTATGTCAAATAGCGAGGTAATTACCATTACCATTTTGTTTCAGCTTAGTGGTTTTAGGACCTTTAAACACTTTTACGTGTATTACTTGCAAAAGCATATGCAAGATGATTTCCCAGCTACAGTTTCATACAATAGATTTACAGAACTCATGCAGCAAAACCTCATGCCAATGACTTTATTTTTAAAGACATGTTGTTTAGGTAATTCTACGGGTATTTCTTTTGTAGATTCTACACCTGTTAGAGTTTGCAGCCCCAAACGAATTAAGAATAATAAAGTATTTAAAGGCATTGCAACCACTGGAAAATCCACTATAGGATGGTTCCATGGCTTTAAATTGCATATCGTTATAAATGATAAAGGTGAAATCCTAAACTTCTGCATAACCCAAGCTAATGTTGATGATAGAACGCCATTAAAAAAGAAGTCTTTTTTAGATAAAATTTATGGTAAGTTATATGCGGACAAAGGTTATGTTGGAAAAGATTTAATGCAGTTACTTTTTGCTGATGGATTGCATTTAATTACTCATATTAAAAACAATATGAAGAATTCTTTAATGACAATGAGTGATAAAATTTTACTGCGTAAACGCTCTGTTATTGAAACCGTAAATGACGAACTCAAAAATATTTGTCAAATTGAACATTCTAGACATAGAAGTTTTACTAATTTCTTGTCAAACATAATCGCAGGTCTTATTGCATATAGCTTTTTACCAAAAAAACCTGCTATAAAATATCAGACTGTAAAGTCTAATCAGTTGACAATTTATTAA
- a CDS encoding thioredoxin family protein: MKFTKAIIVLYVFALTAFTIKTDKKDGYKVGDKIEDFRLKNIDNKMVSLSDYTSAKGFIIIFTCNTCPYSVANEDRIIALDQKYKKAGFPVIAINPNDPTAVSGDSFEKMKERATEKGFTFPYLFDDGQKVYPKFGATKTPHVYIVTKKDMKVQYIGAIDNSSRNPDAVTEKYVENAVDALLAGKKVEKTETRAIGCSIKVQ, from the coding sequence ATGAAATTTACAAAAGCAATAATAGTACTGTATGTATTTGCTTTAACGGCATTTACCATAAAAACTGATAAAAAAGACGGTTATAAAGTAGGAGATAAAATTGAAGATTTTCGATTAAAAAATATCGATAATAAAATGGTTTCTTTGTCAGATTACACGTCTGCAAAAGGTTTTATAATCATTTTTACCTGTAATACTTGTCCGTATTCCGTAGCAAACGAAGATAGAATTATTGCTTTAGACCAAAAATACAAAAAAGCAGGCTTTCCAGTAATTGCGATTAACCCTAATGACCCTACAGCAGTTTCTGGTGATAGTTTCGAAAAAATGAAAGAAAGAGCAACCGAAAAAGGATTTACGTTTCCGTATTTATTTGACGACGGGCAAAAAGTGTATCCAAAATTCGGAGCCACAAAAACTCCGCATGTTTACATTGTGACTAAAAAAGACATGAAAGTACAATACATTGGTGCGATTGATAACAGTTCTAGAAATCCAGATGCAGTTACAGAAAAATATGTAGAAAATGCTGTGGATGCTTTATTAGCTGGAAAAAAAGTAGAAAAAACAGAAACACGTGCTATTGGTTGTTCTATTAAGGTGCAGTAG
- a CDS encoding TlpA disulfide reductase family protein produces the protein MKWKVLFVGLFVAMSFSCKKESVAKKEVEKETVVQENKITVKSYNYSELKPLLEKKDDKIYVINFWATWCGPCVKELPYFEKLGKQYAGKNVEVILVSLDFPKQAEKKLIPFIQKKNLQSEVILLDDVNEDVWIKAIDKNWSGAIPATLIYSKNKRMFYEQSFKYETLEKEVQTFLNP, from the coding sequence ATGAAGTGGAAAGTATTATTTGTAGGTCTTTTTGTAGCGATGTCTTTTTCTTGCAAGAAAGAAAGTGTGGCAAAAAAAGAAGTTGAAAAAGAAACTGTTGTACAAGAAAATAAAATAACAGTAAAATCTTACAATTATAGTGAGCTAAAACCTTTGTTAGAAAAAAAGGACGATAAAATTTACGTTATTAATTTTTGGGCAACTTGGTGTGGCCCTTGTGTAAAGGAATTGCCATACTTCGAAAAATTGGGTAAGCAATATGCAGGTAAAAATGTAGAGGTTATTTTAGTGAGTTTAGATTTTCCGAAACAAGCAGAAAAAAAACTAATTCCTTTTATTCAAAAGAAAAATTTACAATCAGAAGTAATTTTATTAGACGATGTAAACGAAGATGTTTGGATAAAAGCAATTGACAAAAACTGGTCTGGAGCCATACCAGCCACCTTAATTTATAGTAAAAATAAGAGAATGTTTTACGAACAGTCTTTTAAATACGAAACGTTAGAAAAAGAAGTACAAACCTTTTTAAATCCTTAG
- a CDS encoding S1/P1 nuclease, protein MKLKIAVLLSFLFFSKPATEETFFWGQNGHRATGKIAEKYLKRRAKKKIDKLLKGESLAFVSTFADEIKSDRKYSEFFPWHYVNMDLNQTYAEAEKNPKGDLVTGIKKCIAVLKDKKSSDKDRAFYLKLLIHFVGDLHQPMHIGQKEDKGGNTIQVQWFGKGTNLHAVWDTKMIEEWNMSYLELADNAKDLSKKQIKAIEKGTIEDWVNEVHVLTREIYKSVKVGENLRYRYSYDHFKTVRNQLQVGGIRLAKILNDIFC, encoded by the coding sequence ATGAAACTTAAAATCGCAGTTCTATTGTCTTTCCTTTTCTTTTCGAAACCAGCTACAGAAGAAACTTTCTTTTGGGGGCAAAATGGCCATAGAGCCACTGGAAAAATTGCCGAAAAATATTTAAAAAGAAGAGCAAAAAAGAAAATAGACAAATTGTTAAAAGGCGAGAGCTTGGCTTTTGTATCTACATTTGCAGATGAAATAAAGTCCGATAGAAAATACAGCGAATTTTTTCCATGGCATTATGTAAATATGGATTTAAACCAAACATATGCAGAAGCAGAGAAAAATCCGAAAGGCGATTTAGTAACCGGAATAAAAAAGTGCATTGCAGTTTTAAAGGATAAAAAAAGTTCAGATAAAGACAGAGCATTTTATTTAAAATTGTTGATTCATTTTGTAGGCGATTTACATCAGCCTATGCATATTGGGCAAAAAGAAGACAAAGGAGGAAATACCATTCAAGTTCAATGGTTTGGAAAAGGAACCAATTTGCACGCAGTTTGGGACACAAAAATGATTGAAGAATGGAATATGAGTTATTTAGAATTGGCAGACAACGCAAAAGATTTATCTAAAAAACAAATTAAAGCCATAGAAAAAGGAACTATTGAAGATTGGGTAAACGAAGTGCATGTGTTAACCAGAGAAATTTATAAATCTGTTAAAGTAGGCGAAAATTTACGTTATAGATATTCTTACGACCATTTTAAAACCGTAAGAAATCAATTACAAGTAGGGGGAATTCGATTGGCAAAAATATTGAATGATATTTTTTGCTAG